Proteins co-encoded in one Eremothecium sinecaudum strain ATCC 58844 chromosome VI, complete sequence genomic window:
- the RIC1 gene encoding Ric1p (Syntenic homolog of Ashbya gossypii ADR241C; Syntenic homolog of Saccharomyces cerevisiae YLR039C (RIC1)): MSIWPFEANHCFEVPIAKYVSQDENSEHSLNNKSILQTIKLPSSNLFVLLTDCAVFLYNSEPLCLISCHRSSIKAIERFGNNKSIILNDGQQLHGDIMRKEQGKAERIRKDIYFYVVTENNFMLVYQISSNSDGSSNFVDYDLHVSKSLRTRLEIQEKFEADNNEENEVLIVYDKSDSSKIIQSGYATHKQRGFLQFLTNNNAEDENESPINKSELNLKVVLSFDHGINDVIGESLGNIGDGQSQQSLTMLFDKGLQLLELTNFKLQESTLIEVQGGRSLLSIEGKLFIIALKNDKYFSICSIDVVKKRIIKEMQLTEVLKASLLSSFAYHNNIIILVFQNEVVYYNLVSEDVIGRLKLSGGIRKSSRLTDDLMALFMTDGTIKVTSVWGNTLFVLPINDHLGKANLPTDIAFFDKTLIVSTNEGNILVWSMWTEISTSIGDLRQNTPFLLQNKKGDVQVYSPISGGDFNHNMFQLLKFPTKTANNYIPIVRLNDNQSILAVYVANKGVLLLNFLNLGKLLSFSDVKLLDCYWIKSNYLLCHFGDSSGRDFMQCFHFPSQGNHSAELNDYTIWKWSVPHNITVRQMFVNTFSKYKSVRIKAKNGEENHDNLLKTTEIVLLCEGGKVTTFDVLCIVHPCGVNIIRHFHHFKEYQLPIDLIRHLIWIYSWKGGFIALSASTVYRIEFDANYEYTTVSLLEKVDRIIDIVGESICLVVGNDFLVYDINDLWEQKAPTVKIPLVEEEYPICVSVQTAAIHNMNYLDEKAFIKLSVDSHIYLDHIIAKLVDGSIPPEEIHNRYGALKHYKFVLEKVLSSKVLNNESLDGILNLLDVYDTELSLNTPGRPVSGKIEIVGNCLRKIETKHWDYLFHNLRLTPRDLLERCTENGDPKILGVLLVVFLNYDENNLLYSARNANEKASKSKSNSKKGKKHKQNKNYSKKNHTHVETVLRDEELIQRVLHVLVTSASNSAIPQEAQEYWDMALQVVRFTKALDKQNESTLASKCMNQL; encoded by the coding sequence ATGAGCATATGGCCTTTTGAGGCTAATCATTGCTTCGAGGTACCAATTGCTAAATATGTATCGCAAGATGAAAATAGTGAACATTCCCTTAATAATAAGTCAATATTGCAAACAATAAAACTACCTAGTTCGAACTTGTTTGTTTTACTGACAGACTGTGCTGTCTTTTTGTACAATTCAGAACCCTTATGTCTGATATCTTGCCATAGAAGCTCTATCAAGGCCATCGAAAGATTCGGCAATAACAAGTCTATCATCCTCAATGATGGACAACAACTACATGGAGATATAATGAGAAAGGAACAGGGTAAAGCGGAACGCATCAGAAAGGATATCTATTTCTATGTGGTTACTGAAAATAACTTTATGCTAGTATATCAGATCTCATCTAATTCTGATGGATCTAGTAATTTTGTGGATTACGACCTGCATGTTTCTAAATCCCTTAGGACACGTTTAGAGATACAGGAAAAGTTTGAGGCTGACAATAATGAAGAGAATGAAGTTCTGATTGTTTACGATAAATCTGATTCCAGCAAAATTATTCAAAGTGGTTATGCTACTCATAAACAACGGGGATTTTTACAGTTCTTGACTAACAATAATGCAGAAGATGAGAATGAATCACCTATAAATAAGTCGGAATTAAACTTAAAAGTTGTTCTATCTTTTGATCATGGGATTAATGATGTTATTGGTGAGAGTCTTGGAAATATAGGAGACGGTCAGAGCCAACAATCGCTAACAATGCTGTTTGATAAAGGCTTACAATTATTGGAATTAACTAATTTCAAACTGCAGGAAAGTACATTAATTGAGGTTCAAGGCGGCCGTTCACTTCTTTCTATTGAAGGTAAACTATTCATTATAGCTCTAAAAAACGACAAGTACTTCTCTATTTGCAGTATTGATGTTGTTAAAAAGCGTATCATCAAGGAAATGCAGCTAACGGAAGTCTTAAAGGCATCACTCTTATCATCATTTGCATACCATAACAATATAATTATTCTTGTGTTTCAGAATGAAGTAGTTTATTACAACTTGGTTTCAGAAGATGTGATAGGAAGACTAAAACTGAGTGGCGGAATACGAAAATCAAGTAGGTTAACTGATGACTTGATGGCCTTGTTTATGACTGATGGTACCATAAAAGTAACTAGTGTATGGGGTAATACTCTGTTCGTTTTACCCATTAACGACCACCTTGGGAAAGCTAATCTTCCTACTGATATTGCCTTTTTTGATAAAACTTTAATTGTTAGTACTAATGAAGGAAACATTTTGGTATGGTCTATGTGGACAGAAATTAGTACTTCAATTGGTGATCTCAGGCAAAATACTCCATTTCTGTTGCAAAATAAAAAGGGAGACGTACAGGTCTACTCGCCGATAAGTGGAGGGGATTTCAATCATAATATGTTCCAGTTATTGAAGTTCCCGACTAAAACAGCTAACAATTATATTCCAATTGTACGACTCAACGATAACCAAAGTATCCTTGCCGTTTATGTTGCCAATAAGGGCGTTTTGTTGCTTAACTTTTTAAACCTGGGCAAATTGCTATCATTTTCAGATGTTAAACTATTGGATTGTTACTGGATTAAAAGTAACTATTTACTATGTCACTTCGGTGATAGTTCTGGTAGGGACTTTATGCAATGTTTCCATTTTCCATCCCAAGGAAACCATTCTGCAGAACTGAATGATTATACCATCTGGAAATGGAGTGTCCCTCATAATATAACTGTAAGGCAGATGTTTGTTAATACTTTCTCAAAATACAAATCTGTGAGAATTAAAGCTAAAAATGGAGAAGAAAATCATGATAATTTACTTAAAACAACAGAAATAGTCCTGCTTTGTGAGGGTGGAAAGGTCACTACCTTTGATGTGCTCTGCATTGTTCATCCATGTGGGGTAAATATTATAAGGCATTTCCATCACTTTAAAGAGTATCAGTTACCCATTGACCTTATTCGGCATTTGATATGGATTTATAGCTGGAAGGGTGGCTTTATTGCGTTAAGCGCCTCTACTGTCTACAGGATAGAATTTGACGCAAACTATGAATACACAACAGTGTCCTTGTTAGAAAAAGTGGATAGAATTATTGATATTGTGGGTGAAAGCATATGCCTTGTTGTGGGAAATGACTTTTTAGTATATGACATCAACGATCTTTGGGAGCAAAAGGCACCAACGGTCAAGATACCGTTGGTTGAGGAAGAATATCCTATTTGTGTTTCTGTTCAAACTGCAGCTATTCATAATATGAATTACCTCGATGAAAAGGCTTTCATTAAACTTTCAGTCGATTCTCACATTTACCTTGATCACATAATAGCTAAACTTGTGGATGGTTCAATTCCTCCGGAAGAGATCCATAACAGATATGGCGCCTTAAAACACTACAAATTCGTTCTGGAAAAGGTGTTATCCTCAAAGGTCCTAAATAATGAATCTTTGGATGGTATATTAAACCTGCTTGACGTTTACGATACAGAACTGTCCCTAAATACACCGGGGAGACCTGTCAGCGGCAAGATCGAAATAGTGGGGAACTGTTTACGTAAGATAGAAACCAAGCACTGGGATTACTTATTTCACAACCTTAGATTGACTCCCAGGGATCTGTTAGAGAGATGTACCGAGAACGGAGATCCCAAGATCCTTGGGGTTTTGTTAGTGGTTTTCCTAAACTACGACGAGAATAACTTGCTCTATTCCGCAAGAAACGCCAACGAAAAGGCATCAAAATCTAAAAGTAACTCTAAAAAAGGCAAAAAGCACAAGCAGAATAAAAACTACAGTAAAAAGAACCACACCCATGTAGAAACGGTGCTTCGTGATGAGGAATTGATTCAGAGAGTACTGCATGTTCTGGTCACCTCCGCCAGTAACTCCGCAATACCACAAGAGGCACAGGAATATTGGGATATGGCATTGCAAGTCGTGAGGTTCACTAAAGCACTTGACAAGCAGAATGAATCTACATTAGCTTCCAAGTGCATGAATCAGTTATAG
- the COX12 gene encoding cytochrome c oxidase subunit VIb (Syntenic homolog of Ashbya gossypii ADR240C; Syntenic homolog of Saccharomyces cerevisiae YLR038C (COX12)): MTEKQESPLHTVGFDARFPNQNQTKHCWQSYVDYHRCVNAKGEDFAPCKIFFRTFSSLCPLDWVQKWDEQREQNIFPADLSS; the protein is encoded by the coding sequence ATGACTGAAAAACAGGAATCCCCATTGCATACCGTTGGTTTTGACGCAAGGTTCCCAAACCAAAACCAAACCAAGCACTGTTGGCAATCATACGTTGATTACCACAGATGTGTCAATGCTAAAGGTGAGGACTTCGCTCCTTGCAAAATTTTCTTTAGAACATTCTCATCCTTGTGTCCATTGGATTGGGTTCAGAAGTGGGATGAACAGAGAGAGCAAAACATTTTCCCAGCTGATCTTTCTTCATAA
- the DPI35 gene encoding Dpi35p (Syntenic homolog of Ashbya gossypii AFR227W; Syntenic homolog of Saccharomyces cerevisiae YMR130W; 1-intron in Ashbya gossypii), whose amino-acid sequence MKIKIPRSRLPKVITFDAYNCLYSTVLPVIEQYCSVAANHSIEANSKVLKVKFPKVFKEANQLHPNYGKGTGLTPDEWWTLVITNLFKPVDVPKSMINEILRRFNEGDAYTVYPDVVEFLETIRSSYPHIVLGVISNSESVVFKLLERLDLMKYFHNNVYLSYDLGVSKPDKDIFNTVLDKITKKNPELLDGTSIEDLKTQCWHIGDEEENDMIGSSNAGWNGVLIDRTDRYGYLKPVGNRIEQEAQVYYAKIDNNSAESWDESRIQKTIVKVSDSRFVIPNFYMLNDILFAQDNKP is encoded by the exons ATGAAGATAAAGATACCGAGATCAAGGCTTCCTAAAGTTATCACTTTTGATGCCTATAATTGCTTGTATTCAACTGTTCTGCCTGTGATAGAACAATACTGCTCCGTTGCAGCGAATCACTCTATTGAGGCTAACTCTAAAGTCCTTAAAGTTAAATTCCCTAAAG TCTTCAAAGAAGCAAACCAGTTGCATCCAAACTATGGGAAAGGAACAGGATTAACTCCAGATGAATGGTGGACGTTGGTCATAACGAATTTGTTTAAACCAGTAGATGTTCCAAAGTCCATGATAAACGAGATATTAAGGCGGTTTAATGAAGGTGATGCATACACTGTATATCCAGATGTGGTGGAGTTTTTGGAAACAATCAGGTCAAGTTACCCACACATAGTATTGGGTGTCATTAGTAACTCGGAGTCAGTGGTCTTCAAACTTCTAGAAAGGCTGGACCTAATGAAGTATTTCCATAATAACGTGTACTTATCCTACGACTTAGGTGTTTCCAAGCCGGATAAAGATATCTTTAACACTGTGCTTGATAAAATCACTAAGAAGAATCCTGAATTATTAGATGGGACTTCAATTGAGGACCTTAAGACTCAATGCTGGCACATTGGtgatgaggaagaaaaTGATATGATAGGCTCCTCTAATGCAGGTTGGAATGGTGTTTTAATTGATAGAACCGATAGATATGGTTATCTAAAACCTGTTGGAAATCGTATAGAGCAAGAAGCTCAGGTATATTACGCGAAGATAGACAACAATTCTGCAGAAAGTTGGGATGAAAGTCGGATCCAAAAAACCATAGTGAAAGTTTCCGATAGTAGATTCGTTATACCTAACTTTTACATGTTAAATGACATTCTATTTGCACAAGATAACAAGCCATAG
- the RRB1 gene encoding ribosome biosynthesis protein RRB1 (Syntenic homolog of Ashbya gossypii ADR242C; Syntenic homolog of Saccharomyces cerevisiae YMR131C (RRB1)), whose protein sequence is MSKRSASIEGLQDEQGRIVQSKTDSQQLPSASARDVDGEVDVEMGEFEDPYSDEFESEGEIIEVDDGEDEDEDLDGEFLEKKQKKAEELIKNDNKGGKEQGQQLYLPHLSQPLGPDEVLEADPTVYEMLHNIHLPWPSMSLDVIPDALGSERRNYPQSILMTTATQALKKKDNELLVLKMSQLTKTLLKEDDEDDDEEDDEDNDMDPIIENENIPLRDTTNRVKVSPFAHAQETLTATMSENGEVYIFDLAPQLKAFSTPGYQINKAAQKAIHTIRNHGNVEGYGLDWSPLTKAGSLLSGDCSGRIYLTQRTTSKWVTDKQPFTVENNKSIEDIQWSRSENTVFASCGIDGHIRIWDIRSKKHKPALSVKVSDTDVNVMSWNEKISYLLASGDDNGVWGVWDLRQFSSKAADSAPSPVAQYNFHKGAITAISFNPLDESVIAVASEDNTVTLWDLSVEADDEEIKQQTAETAELQQIPPQLLFVHWQKDVKDVKWHKQIPGCLISTGTDGLNIWKTISV, encoded by the coding sequence ATGTCAAAGAGATCAGCGTCTATTGAAGGATTGCAAGATGAGCAAGGTCGTATTGTACAGTCCAAAACGGATTCTCAACAGCTTCCCTCAGCTTCGGCTAGAGATGTTGACGGTGAAGTGGATGTTGAAATGGGTGAATTCGAGGACCCATACAGTGATGAGTTCGAGAGTGAAGGAGAAATTATAGAGGTTGATGATGGTGAggatgaagatgaggatCTCGATGGTGAGTTTTTGGAAAAAAAGCAGAAGAAAGCAGAAGAATTAATCAAAAATGACAACAAGGGTGGTAAGGAGCAAGGTCAACAGTTGTATCTACCTCATTTATCGCAACCTTTGGGACCCGATGAAGTTTTGGAAGCTGATCCTACTGTATATGAAATGTTACACAATATTCACCTTCCATGGCCATCTATGTCCTTGGATGTTATTCCGGATGCCCTTGGTTCGGAAAGAAGAAACTACCCTCAATCGATTCTAATGACTACGGCCACTCAAGCTTTAAAAAAGAAAGATAATGAGCTGTTagttttgaagatgtcGCAGTTAACCAAAACTTTACTAAAAGAGGACGACgaggatgatgatgaagaggaCGATGAAGACAATGATATGGATCCAATCATTGAGAATGAAAACATTCCATTGAGAGATACCACTAACAGAGTTAAAGTTTCTCCATTTGCTCATGCTCAGGAAACTTTAACCGCCACCATGAGTGAGAATGGTGAGGTTTACATCTTCGATTTAGCCCCACAACTCAAGGCATTTAGTACACCAGGATACCAAATTAATAAGGCTGCACAGAAGGCAATCCATACCATCAGAAACCATGGAAATGTCGAGGGTTACGGTTTAGACTGGTCGCCGTTAACTAAGGCGGGTTCTCTACTTTCCGGGGACTGTTCAGGCAGAATCTACTTAACACAAAGAACTACATCAAAATGGGTCACCGACAAGCAGCCCTTTACTGTAGAGAACAACAAATCTATTGAGGATATTCAGTGGTCTCGCAGTGAAAATACGGTATTTGCTTCTTGTGGGATTGATGGTCATATCAGGATTTGGGATATCAGATCTAAGAAGCATAAACCCGCTCTTTCTGTTAAAGTTTCAGATACAGATGTCAACGTCATGAGTTGGAACGAAAAGATTAGCTATCTATTGGCTAGTGGTGATGACAATGGTGTGTGGGGTGTGTGGGATTTGAGACAATTTTCCTCTAAGGCTGCAGACTCCGCTCCTTCTCCTGTCGCCCAATATAACTTCCATAAGGGTGCTATTACTGCAATCAGCTTTAATCCATTAGATGAATCTGTAATTGCAGTTGCATCAGAGGATAACACTGTCACTCTATGGGATTTGTCCGTTGAAGCAGATGATGAGGAAATCAAACAACAAACTGCTGAAACGGCCGAATTACAACAAATTCCTCCGCAATTATTGTTCGTGCACTGGCAAAAGGATGTAAAGGATGTAAAATGGCATAAGCAAATCCCGGGTTGTTTAATTAGTACCGGTACCGATGGTTTGAACATTTGGAAGACTATTAGTGTTTGA
- the REC114 gene encoding Rec114p (Syntenic homolog of Ashbya gossypii ADR244W; Syntenic homolog of Saccharomyces cerevisiae YMR133W (REC114)) translates to MNEFAIPIRKYSQYSLWEPAPQGFKSPKVPLLVDKWKHFPMRENLLFKIGNKSSGTVKIIIVWNDIQVLEEVTTSLQCDLVQFSFKAPSISCKYLYTQGGQTYIRRFQVGFQTGYEFLQTKEVLIKLGFCMRNAFSMRQNSGVIFNNIQPNPSYDYSGGSQIFHQRSQVDNFNTWMAQPSQQQVVWNVVDPVILSQSTPLPPNCNEDLIKEQVEPNGNKKIAGNISKETNSSSSTMVNANSSAVDKNLLQSKLNDRQFMKWVCIKPLIIKLPSEY, encoded by the coding sequence ATGAATGAGTTTGCAATTCCAATCCGGAAGTACTCTCAATATTCGCTTTGGGAGCCAGCACCACAGGGATTTAAGTCACCTAAGGTCCCTTTACTTGTAGATAAATGGAAACATTTTCCAATGCGGGAGAATCTACTATTTAAAATTGGAAATAAGAGTAGCGGTACTGTCAAAATTATAATAGTTTGGAATGACATACAAGTATTAGAAGAGGTGACTACTTCTCTACAGTGTGACTTGGTTCAATTTTCATTTAAAGCTCCATCAATCTCGTGTAAATATTTGTATACTCAGGGCGGTCAAACATATATAAGACGGTTTCAAGTGGGGTTCCAAACAGGCTATGAATTTTTGCAGACAAAAGAGGTACTAATAAAGCTTGGATTTTGCATGAGAAATGCATTTTCGATGAGGCAGAACTCAGGTGTAATTTTCAACAATATACAGCCTAATCCGTCTTACGATTATAGTGGTGGTTCACAAATATTTCATCAAAGATCTCAGGTAGATAATTTTAATACTTGGATGGCGCAGCCTTCCCAGCAGCAGGTTGTTTGGAATGTTGTAGATCCTGTCATACTTTCCCAGAGTACTCCATTACCTCCAAACTGCAATGAGGATTTGATAAAAGAACAAGTCGAGCCGAAtggaaacaaaaaaataGCGGGTAATATTAGCAAAGAGACGAACTCATCGTCATCGACCATGGTAAATGCCAATTCATCTGCTGTTGACAAGAATCTCCTTCAGTCTAAACTTAATGACAGACAATTCATGAAATGGGTATGTATTAAGCCTCTAATAATTAAGCTTCCTTCAGAATATTAA
- the JLP2 gene encoding Jlp2p (Syntenic homolog of Ashbya gossypii ADR243C; Syntenic homolog of Saccharomyces cerevisiae YMR132C (JLP2)), translated as MVYVYHTQLEGSEDRYWIVTGKDKFENDLLIKYGYRDLNYIWFHADKYSSGHIYLKLLPNQKSIDDVPREIVADCLQLCKSESIHGNKLPQCTIICTPWHNLKKSGYMKPGEVSFKTIKSVRKLECYARDNKVVNRLKKTRIEIAEDVEKLLHDAKQTKNSDFLVNYVQSNRERLINEEIQRLQQRKNKKKRAYDNDYGGDPVLDS; from the coding sequence ATGGTTTATGTTTACCATACACAATTGGAAGGGTCCGAAGATCGTTATTGGATAGTGACAGGTAAGGATAAGTTTGAGAATGATCTTCTTATCAAGTACGGCTATAGAGATTTGAATTACATTTGGTTCCACGCTGACAAATATTCCAGCGGGCACATTTATCTTAAACTACTACCAAATCAAAAGAGCATAGACGATGTGCCAAGAGAGATAGTTGCGGATTGTTTGCAATTATGTAAGTCTGAATCGATACATGGCAATAAGTTGCCGCAATGCACCATCATTTGCACGCCCTGGCATAACTTAAAGAAGTCAGGATATATGAAACCAGGTGAGGTCTCTTTTAAGACTATCAAAAGTGTAAGGAAACTAGAGTGTTATGCCCGTGATAACAAGGTAGTAAACAGATTAAAGAAAACACGGATTGAGATTGCTGAGGATGTTGAGAAGCTTCTACATGACGCTAAGCAAACTAAGAACAGTGATTTCTTAGTTAACTACGTCCAGTCAAATAGGGAAAGGCTGATAAACGAAGAAATACAACGTTTACAACAGAGGAAAAACAAGAAGAAGCGAGCATATGATAATGATTATGGTGGTGATCCAGTACTTGATTCTTGA